The following are encoded in a window of Castanea sativa cultivar Marrone di Chiusa Pesio chromosome 5, ASM4071231v1 genomic DNA:
- the LOC142636762 gene encoding cysteine-rich receptor-like protein kinase 25 isoform X2 yields the protein MTSLNLNPSMTLLFISMLSLSFLSHTTTHAADPVHLTEVCANTTFSPNSIYQSNLNSLLSSLSSNATQNLEFYNTTSGQNTPNPVYGLFLCRGDVTPQLCQECVAAAVKEVTKKCSREKVAVIWYDECMLRYSNRSFFSTVDEKPRFALLNTQNITEQDKFNKLLAKSMNETAAQASDAPIGAKKYGTMEVSISAFQTLYNLVQCTADLSRNDCSTCLQAAIKLLPWCCSGKQGGRVIFPSCSVRYELYPFYRMENATLAPTPVHPSSHTGKKKISTATIIIIVVPIVALVLVILSFCFLTMRARKKSNATKGENLKKSDHVLNYQAASELTTVDSLQFDFGTIEAATNKFSDDNKIGEGGFGKVYKGTLPSGQVIAVKRLGKSSGQGVEQFKNEVELQAKLQHKNLAGVLGFCLEGEEKILIYEFVPNRSLDNFIYDSKKQGQLDWAARYKIIGGIARGIKYLHEDSQLRIIHRDLKASSILLDADMNPKISDFGIARILEVDQTHKNASRIVGTYGYMSPEYAMQGEFSEKSDVYSFGVLVLEIITGKKNSNFASKAAEDLLSYAWIHWRDERPLELLDPTLEGFYLIDEAIKCIHVGLLCVQKDPADRPTMASIVLTLSSHSVSLPTPLQPAFFLRNTDQNLPQMYMESDQSTSMPMSWSINDESVTEPHAR from the exons atgactTCTTTGAACTTGAATCCCTCCATGACCCTTCTATTCATTTCCATGCTTAGCCTTAGCTTCCTCAGCCATACCACTACTCATGCTGCAGACCCAGTTCACCTCACAGAGGTATGTGCTAACACCACTTTCAGCCCCAATAGCATCTACCAATCCAATCTCAATTCCCTCCTCTCTTCACTCTCCTCCAACGCCACACAAAACCTCGAATTCTACAACACAACCAGCGGCCAAAACACCCCCAACCCCGTCTACGGCCTCTTCCTCTGTCGCGGTGATGTAACCCCTCAACTCTGTCAAGAATGTGTAGCTGCGGCAGTGAAAGAGGTAACCAAGAAGTGTTCAAGAGAGAAAGTTGCTGTGATATGGTACGATGAGTGCATGTTACGTTACTCAAACCGGTCTTTCTTCTCTACCGTGGACGAAAAACCAAGGTTCGCTCTATTGAACACGCAGAATATCACTGAACAGGACAAGTTTAACAAGTTACTAGCAAAGAGTATGAACGAGACTGCAGCACAAGCATCTGATGCTCCTATTGGTGCCAAAAAGTATGGGACCATGGAAGTGAGTATCTCTGCTTTTCAAACACTGTACAACCTTGTACAGTGCACAGCGGACTTGTCCAGAAACGATTGTAGTACTTGTCTTCAAGCTGCTATAAAGCTTCTTCCATGGTGTTGTAGTGGAAAGCAAGGGGGAAGAGTTATTTTTCCTAGTTGCAGTGTTAGGTACGAATTGTACCCTTTTTACAGGATGGAAAATGCAACACTCGCACCTACACCAGTTCACCCATCTTCACATACAG gaaagaaaaaaatctcaacGGCAACAATAATCATCATTGTTGTTCCGATTGTTGCTTTGGTGTTGGTCATTCTGTCCTTCTGTTTCCTAACAATGAGAGCAAGAAAGAAGTCCAATGCAACAAAGGGAGAGAATTTAAAGAAATCTGATCATGTCCTAAATTATCAAG CTGCAAGTGAATTAACAACTGTAGACTCCTTGCAATTTGATTTTGGGACAATTGAAGCCGCCACCAACAAATTCTCAGATGACAACAAGATTGGGGAAGGTGGATTTGGTAAAGTTTACAAG GGTACACTTCCTAGTGGACAAGTTATAGCTGTAAAGAGGTTAGGGAAAAGCTCTGGACAAGGAGTCGAACAATTTAAGAACGAGGTTGAACTACAAGCCAAGCTTCAGCACAAAAATTTAGCAGGGGTTTTGGGATTCTGCTTAGAAGGAGAAGAGAAGATACTTATCTATGAATTTGTGCCCAATAGAAGCCTTGACAATTTTATATATG ATTCAAAAAAACAAGGACAATTGGATTGGGCAGCACGATATAAGATTATAGGAGGGATTGCTCGAGGAATTAAATATCTTCATGAAGATTCTCAACTTAGAATTATACATCGCGATCTAAAGGCTAGTAGCATATTGTTAGATGCCGATATGAatccaaaaatttcagattttggtATCGCGCGGATTCTTGAAGTTGATCAAACTCATAAAAATGCGAGTAGAATTGTGGGGACATA TGGTTACATGTCTCCAGAGTATGCAATGCAAGGAGAATTTTCTGAGAAATCTGATGTGTATAGCTTTGGTGTCTTAGTCCTAGAAATTATCACTGGTAAAAAGAATAGTAACTTTGCATCAAAAGCGGCTGAGGACCTCCTAAGCTAT GCTTGGATACATTGGAGGGACGAGAGGCCCTTGGAATTGTTGGATCCAACTTTGGAAggtttttatttaatagatgAAGCCATCAAATGCATCCACGTTGGCTTATTATGTGTTCAGAAAGATCCAGCTGATAGACCAACTATGGCATCAATAGTTCTCACGCTTAGTAGCCACTCTGTCAGTCTACCAACACCGCTACAACCAGCATTTTTCCTTCGCAACACAGACCAGAACTTGCCGCAAATGTATATGGAGTCTGATCAATCTACTAGCATGCCCATGTCATGGTCTATCAATGATGAATCTGTTACTGAACCACACGCACGATAA
- the LOC142636053 gene encoding cysteine-rich receptor-like protein kinase 25 — protein MTSFNPFSLPNVFLSMLSLISLTAHAADPIPLYTVCENTTFSPNSIYQSNLKSLLSSFSSNANLEFYATAKGQNTSDPVYGLSNCRGDVTSQVCRECVEAAVKELTNKCSRQKVAVTWYDECILRYSNWSFLTTVDERPRIGFLNTQNVTDQDKFNQLLNMSMIASLTDLAREISDVSTGAKKFGTRQVNISAFQTLYNLLQCTPDLSGADCYTCLLDAINLVPWCCSGKQGGRIVFPSCNIRYELYPFYWIAATAPLPSPGLEPPPPDSVSGPKGKGKISPVVIIAIVVTIAASVVLVILAYCFLRRRARKKSDAINEESSKQSDGLLNYHAASEIPADFAVESLQFDFVTIEAATNKFSDDNKIGEGGFGKVYKGVLLDGKEIAVKRFSSKSLQGLEELKNEIILIAKLQHKNLVRLLGFGIEGGEKLLVYEFMPNKSLDIFIFDSKRRLLLDWKICYNIISGIARGLLYLREDSRLKIIHRDLKPGNVLLDHDMVAKISDFGMARIFYEKQNIANTKRIVGTYGYMAPEYAME, from the exons ATGACTTCCTTCAATCCCTTCTCTCTTCCCAACGTCTTTCTTTCCATGCTTAGCTTAATCAGCCTAACCGCTCATGCTGCTGACCCAATTCCTCTCTACACCGTATGTGAAAACACCACTTTCAGCCCCAATAGCATCTACCAATCCAATCTCAAATCTCtcctttcttctttctcctccAACGCCAACCTCGAATTCTACGCCACCGCCAAGGGCCAAAACACCTCTGACCCTGTCTATGGCCTCTCCAACTGTCGCGGTGATGTTACCTCTCAAGTCTGCCGAGAATGCGTGGAAGCAGCGGTGAAAGAGCTAACCAACAAGTGTTCAAGACAAAAAGTCGCCGTGACTTGGTACGATGAGTGCATTTTGCGATACTCCAACTGGTCTTTCTTAACCACCGTCGACGAAAGACCAAGGATCGGCTTTTTAAACACCCAGAATGTGACAGATCAGGACAAGTTTAATCAGTTACTGAACATGTCGATGATTGCGTCGCTGACTGACTTGGCAAGGGAAATCTCGGACGTTTCAACCGGTGCTAAGAAGTTTGGGACCAGGCAAGTGAATATATCTGCGTTTCAAACACTGTACAACCTTTTACAGTGCACACCGGACCTGTCCGGCGCCGATTGCTATACTTGTCTTCTGGATGCTATAAATCTTGTACCTTGGTGTTGTAGTGGAAAGCAAGGGGGCAGAATTGTTTTTCCCAGTTGCAATATTAGGTACGAATTGTACCCATTCTACTGGATAGCAGCAACGGCGCCCCTGCCTTCCCCTGGACTTGAACCTCCACCTCCAGATTCCGTCAGTGGACCAAAAG GAAAAGGCAAAATCTCACCGGTAGTAATTATCGCCATTGTTGTTACAATTGCTGCCTCTGTGGTGCTAGTCATTCTGGCCTACTGTTTCCTCCGGAGGAGAGCGAGAAAGAAGTCTGATGCTATAAATGAAGAGAGTTCCAAGCAATCTGATGGTTTGCTTAATTATCATG CTGCAAGTGAAATACCAGCTGATTTTGCTGTAGAATCCTTGCAATTTGATTTTGTGACAATTGAAGCCGCCACAAACAAATTCTCAGATGACAACAAGATTGGTGAAGGTGGATTTGGAAAAGTTTACAAG GGTGTGCTACTTGACGGGAAGGAAATAGCAGTTAAAAGGTTCTCATCAAAGTCATTGCAAGGCTTAGAGGAATTAAAAAATGAGATCATACTTATTGCAAAACTTCAGCATAAAAATCTTGTGAGGTTATTGGGATTTGGCATAGAGGGAGGGGAAAAGCTGCTTGTATACGAGTTCATGCCCAACAAAAGccttgatatttttatttttg ATTCAAAGAGGCGCCTATTACTTGATTGGAAGATTTGCTATAACATTATTAGCGGGATTGCCAGAGGACTTCTATATCTTCGTGAGGACTCCCGCCTTAAAATCATTCATAGGGACTTGAAGCCTGGCAATGTGTTGTTGGACCATGACATGGTTGCCAAAATATCAGATTTTGGAATGGCGAGGatcttttatgaaaaacagaatATAGCAAACACCAAAAGAATTGTTGGAACATA CGGGTATATGGCTCCAGAATATGCAATGGAATGA
- the LOC142636762 gene encoding cysteine-rich receptor-like protein kinase 25 isoform X1, translated as MTSLNLNPSMTLLFISMLSLSFLSHTTTHAADPVHLTEVCANTTFSPNSIYQSNLNSLLSSLSSNATQNLEFYNTTSGQNTPNPVYGLFLCRGDVTPQLCQECVAAAVKEVTKKCSREKVAVIWYDECMLRYSNRSFFSTVDEKPRFALLNTQNITEQDKFNKLLAKSMNETAAQASDAPIGAKKYGTMEVSISAFQTLYNLVQCTADLSRNDCSTCLQAAIKLLPWCCSGKQGGRVIFPSCSVRYELYPFYRMENATLAPTPVHPSSHTGKKKISTATIIIIVVPIVALVLVILSFCFLTMRARKKSNATKGENLKKSDHVLNYQAASELTTVDSLQFDFGTIEAATNKFSDDNKIGEGGFGKVYKYICYQGTLPSGQVIAVKRLGKSSGQGVEQFKNEVELQAKLQHKNLAGVLGFCLEGEEKILIYEFVPNRSLDNFIYDSKKQGQLDWAARYKIIGGIARGIKYLHEDSQLRIIHRDLKASSILLDADMNPKISDFGIARILEVDQTHKNASRIVGTYGYMSPEYAMQGEFSEKSDVYSFGVLVLEIITGKKNSNFASKAAEDLLSYAWIHWRDERPLELLDPTLEGFYLIDEAIKCIHVGLLCVQKDPADRPTMASIVLTLSSHSVSLPTPLQPAFFLRNTDQNLPQMYMESDQSTSMPMSWSINDESVTEPHAR; from the exons atgactTCTTTGAACTTGAATCCCTCCATGACCCTTCTATTCATTTCCATGCTTAGCCTTAGCTTCCTCAGCCATACCACTACTCATGCTGCAGACCCAGTTCACCTCACAGAGGTATGTGCTAACACCACTTTCAGCCCCAATAGCATCTACCAATCCAATCTCAATTCCCTCCTCTCTTCACTCTCCTCCAACGCCACACAAAACCTCGAATTCTACAACACAACCAGCGGCCAAAACACCCCCAACCCCGTCTACGGCCTCTTCCTCTGTCGCGGTGATGTAACCCCTCAACTCTGTCAAGAATGTGTAGCTGCGGCAGTGAAAGAGGTAACCAAGAAGTGTTCAAGAGAGAAAGTTGCTGTGATATGGTACGATGAGTGCATGTTACGTTACTCAAACCGGTCTTTCTTCTCTACCGTGGACGAAAAACCAAGGTTCGCTCTATTGAACACGCAGAATATCACTGAACAGGACAAGTTTAACAAGTTACTAGCAAAGAGTATGAACGAGACTGCAGCACAAGCATCTGATGCTCCTATTGGTGCCAAAAAGTATGGGACCATGGAAGTGAGTATCTCTGCTTTTCAAACACTGTACAACCTTGTACAGTGCACAGCGGACTTGTCCAGAAACGATTGTAGTACTTGTCTTCAAGCTGCTATAAAGCTTCTTCCATGGTGTTGTAGTGGAAAGCAAGGGGGAAGAGTTATTTTTCCTAGTTGCAGTGTTAGGTACGAATTGTACCCTTTTTACAGGATGGAAAATGCAACACTCGCACCTACACCAGTTCACCCATCTTCACATACAG gaaagaaaaaaatctcaacGGCAACAATAATCATCATTGTTGTTCCGATTGTTGCTTTGGTGTTGGTCATTCTGTCCTTCTGTTTCCTAACAATGAGAGCAAGAAAGAAGTCCAATGCAACAAAGGGAGAGAATTTAAAGAAATCTGATCATGTCCTAAATTATCAAG CTGCAAGTGAATTAACAACTGTAGACTCCTTGCAATTTGATTTTGGGACAATTGAAGCCGCCACCAACAAATTCTCAGATGACAACAAGATTGGGGAAGGTGGATTTGGTAAAGTTTACAAG TACATATGTTACCAGGGTACACTTCCTAGTGGACAAGTTATAGCTGTAAAGAGGTTAGGGAAAAGCTCTGGACAAGGAGTCGAACAATTTAAGAACGAGGTTGAACTACAAGCCAAGCTTCAGCACAAAAATTTAGCAGGGGTTTTGGGATTCTGCTTAGAAGGAGAAGAGAAGATACTTATCTATGAATTTGTGCCCAATAGAAGCCTTGACAATTTTATATATG ATTCAAAAAAACAAGGACAATTGGATTGGGCAGCACGATATAAGATTATAGGAGGGATTGCTCGAGGAATTAAATATCTTCATGAAGATTCTCAACTTAGAATTATACATCGCGATCTAAAGGCTAGTAGCATATTGTTAGATGCCGATATGAatccaaaaatttcagattttggtATCGCGCGGATTCTTGAAGTTGATCAAACTCATAAAAATGCGAGTAGAATTGTGGGGACATA TGGTTACATGTCTCCAGAGTATGCAATGCAAGGAGAATTTTCTGAGAAATCTGATGTGTATAGCTTTGGTGTCTTAGTCCTAGAAATTATCACTGGTAAAAAGAATAGTAACTTTGCATCAAAAGCGGCTGAGGACCTCCTAAGCTAT GCTTGGATACATTGGAGGGACGAGAGGCCCTTGGAATTGTTGGATCCAACTTTGGAAggtttttatttaatagatgAAGCCATCAAATGCATCCACGTTGGCTTATTATGTGTTCAGAAAGATCCAGCTGATAGACCAACTATGGCATCAATAGTTCTCACGCTTAGTAGCCACTCTGTCAGTCTACCAACACCGCTACAACCAGCATTTTTCCTTCGCAACACAGACCAGAACTTGCCGCAAATGTATATGGAGTCTGATCAATCTACTAGCATGCCCATGTCATGGTCTATCAATGATGAATCTGTTACTGAACCACACGCACGATAA